One Prinia subflava isolate CZ2003 ecotype Zambia chromosome 8, Cam_Psub_1.2, whole genome shotgun sequence DNA window includes the following coding sequences:
- the LOC134553005 gene encoding bactericidal permeability-increasing protein-like, with the protein MSSAPAPVSQDQPRGTVWLCLLLVLPFCVSATITSSDTDPGIKVWLTQRTLEFGRRFGLELLQSMLQKEHELNLTGSYNTPVLGTLTYAVPRIHVHELQMNESTLDFAEDVGVRLMVQRARIQLSAEWAAQLGTIQDSGSVELRMQDLTMAAVLGVSDDGSGHPTVWSAGCDTQGTDLHMEFHRGYSWLYNLLAPLLQRTLLQKLNKQLCLVLHRGIDRLDTVLKRMKVSTQLDAFAAIDHSLLGPPAFTEEYGDIALKGEIFRVGTSQQRRSAQPVVLPVALPVALPVALPTSLPKTLPMAHGPTLLLAVTEVVANSAASTYFTAGALRRNFSSDMLPRQFPLQLRTKSMEVFSPELQQRYPDQPMELLLWARQQPLLSCHSDALHGTLFSSAEAFVVLPNATRVPAFLLNIDANVTGKPTITRNRLGGTVRLTGLRVTQVASNVGPVEVKRLETLLKFGLWLFGVPRANKWLQAGIPLPLPHGLSLLRPRLSLQQGFVLISTDLQYEP; encoded by the exons AtgtcctctgctccagcccccgTGTCCCAGGACCAGCCTCGTGGTACTGTATGGCTCTGCCTCTTGCTCGTGCTGCCCTTCTGTGTCTCTGCCACCATCACCAGCTCTGACACCGATCCTGGCATCAAGGTCTGGCTGACCCAGAGGACACTGGAGTTTG GCCGGCGctttgggctggagctgctccagtcGATGCTGCAGAAGGAGCATGAGCTGAACCTGACAGGTTCCTACAACACCCCGGTCCTGGGGACTCTCACCTATGCTGTGCCCCG GATTCACGTCCATGAACTGCAGATGAATGAGTCCACGCTGGACTTTGCTGAGGATGTGGGGGTGAGGCTGATGGTGCAGCGTGCCCGAATCCAGCTCAGCGCCGAGTGGGCAGCCCAGCTGGGCACCAT ccaggaCAGTGGCTCTGTGGAGCTCCGCATGCAGGACCTGACCATGGCAGCGGTGTTGGGGGTGAGCGACGATGGCAGTGGCCACCCCACGGTTTGGAGCGCCGGCTGTGACACCCAGGGCACTGACCTGCACATGGAGTTTCACCGTGGATACAG CTGGCTCTACAACCTGCTGGCACCTCTGCTCCAGAGAACCCTGCTGCAGAAGCTGAACAAGCAG ctctgcctcGTGCTCCACAGAGGCATAGACAGGCTGGACACTGTCCTGAAGCGCATGAAAG tgtccacCCAGCTGGACGCCTTTGCTGCCATCGACCACTCCCTGCTGGGACCGCCGGCCTTCACAGAGGAGTACGGGGACATTGCCCTCAAG ggagagaTCTTCAGGGTGGGCACGTCCCAGCAGAGACGCTCAGCACAGCCTGTAGTGCTGCCTGTGGCATTACCCGTGGCACTGCCTGTGGCTTTGCCCACGTCCCTGCCCAAGACACTGCCCATGGCACACGGGCCCACGCTGCTCTTGGCTGTCACCGAGGTTGTCGCCAACTCAGCCGCCTCCACCTACTTCACAGCCGGGGCCCTGCGCAGGAACTTCTCCAGTGACATG CTCCCCCGGCAGTTCCCGCTCCAGCTGAGGACCAAGAGCATGGAGGTTTTCTCCCCTGAG ctgcagcagcgctATCCAGACCAGcccatggagctgctcctctgggcccgccagcagcccctgctctcctgccatTCTGATGCCTTGCACGGGACCCTCTTCAGCTCTGCCGAGGCCTTCGTGGTGCTGCCCAACGCCACCCGAGTCCCTGCCTTTCTGCTGAACATC GATGCCAACGTGACCGGGAAGCCAACAATCACCAGGAACAGACTTGGGGGCACTGTGAGACTGACGGG GCTTCGTGTAACACAAGTGGCATCAAATGTGGGCCCAGTGGAG GTGAAGCGTCTGGAGACCCTGCTGAAGTTTGGGCTGTGGCTTTTTGGAGTTCCCCGGGCAAACA AGTGGCTCCAGGCTGgcatccccctgcccctcccacATGGCCTCAGCCTGCTCAGACCCCGGCTCTCGCTGCAGCAG GGCTTCGTGCTCATCTCCACGGACCTGCAGTACGAGCCGTGA